The following are encoded in a window of Numida meleagris isolate 19003 breed g44 Domestic line chromosome 11, NumMel1.0, whole genome shotgun sequence genomic DNA:
- the CCDC71 gene encoding coiled-coil domain-containing protein 71 — protein MNIAVNNVEEKAVHSWSRIYSAGQKVLEEALRVFNPMSKDLSDTETQLVAFIQGLKEEGFQPTILRSKDVYGYSSCTADTPSQAKGSTPHSCTAATTSSPPKTPARSTAAMARVTASPASVSVNSSKVSSPPASKGNSTNLLLNSFKQTRSGKSKASAVGFPASMYPDVYPAVRLSVVLEALVPLKTPTSCLESKYTRGPLGVSPSDLKLLKVSSQTRQFSSGKTTKIREGKRCKRVVKKAPDSATLALNLLKGLKGGVLQESNACKASGVLNGRITGSSSQGCTTAPQSKVLKIKAKEALVGRVEWKDSSTYQETAGKKRKRVAEARDAPQRKKSKSIPVQNKSRRARSTLNLLKFWAIKVGNSSSDDEVRRRAQKILRVNLSPVIRIQPLSHSHSVP, from the coding sequence ATGAATATTGCAGTGAAcaatgtggaagaaaaagctgtCCATTCCTGGTCAAGAATTTACTCTGCGGGACAAAAAGTGCTGGAGGAAGCCCTCCGAGTCTTCAACCCCATGTCCAAGGACCTTTCAGACACAGAAACCCAGCTGGTGGCCTTTATTCAGGGCCTCAAGGAAGAGGGCTTCCAGCCCACAATTCTGAGGAGCAAGGATGTGTATGGGTACAGCTCATGCACAGCAGACACACCTAGCCAAGCAAAAGGGAGCACACCgcacagctgcactgctgccaccaCCTCCAGCCCCCCTAAGACTCCAGCTAGAAGCACTGCAGCCATGGCAAGAGTGACTGCTTCACCCGCCAGCGTTTCTGTGAACTCTTCTAAAGTCTCCTCTCCGCCAGCCTCTAAAGGTAATTCCACAAATTTGCTGCTGAACTCCTTTAAGCAGACCAGGTCAGGCAAGTCCAAGGCCTCAGCAGTGGGCTTTCCTGCAAGCATGTATCCTGATGTGTATCCGGCGGTGAGGCTGTCTGTGGTTCTGGAAGCTCTGGTGCCACTGAAAACCCCAACATCCTGTTTGGAATCCAAGTACACACGAGGGCCTCTTGGGGTCTCACCCTCGGACCTTAAACTCCTCAAGGTTTCGAGCCAGACAAGGCAATTTTCTTCAGGCAAGACCACTAAAATAAGAGAAGGCAAGCGATGTAAGCGTGTGGTAAAGAAAGCACCGGATTCTGCCACCCTCGCTTTAAATCTTCTGAAGGGACTCAAGGGTGgagtgctgcaggagagcaaTGCTTGCAAAGCCTCAGGAGTCCTGAACGGAAGAATCACAGGCAGCTCCTCCCAAGGCTGCACCACAGCACCACAGTCCAAGGTCTTGAAAATCAAAGCTAAGGAAGCTCTGGTGGGGAGAGTGGAGTGGAAGGATAGCAGCACTTACCAGGAGACTgctgggaagaagaggaaaagagttGCAGAGGCGAGAGATGcaccacagagaaagaaatcaaaatccATTCCTGTCCAAAATAAGTCTCGACGGGCTCGGAGCACTTTGAACCTGCTGAAATTTTGGGCCATCAAGGTGGGCAACTCTTCTTCCGATGATGAAGTGAGAAGGAGAGCACAGAAGATTCTTAGAGTCAACCTGTCCCCTGTGATCCGAATTCAGCCCTTGTCCCACTCTCACAGCGTCCCCTGA